In Drosophila miranda strain MSH22 chromosome Y unlocalized genomic scaffold, D.miranda_PacBio2.1 Contig_Y3_pilon, whole genome shotgun sequence, a single window of DNA contains:
- the LOC117194417 gene encoding uncharacterized protein LOC117194417 encodes MHGHTEESATTHDIEKNINISDNIHNISDDTVNRMECTISDEIYDSSEPVHHVEEKQEQEVWEDPDLNMFTEDILSTESGKDNLKTRISPKASPPVHGCKCKLCGKMIGRLSTLGSHVRNQHYTAIRGMVSRNSKTMQKIAAVFKEKKKCSC; translated from the exons atgcacggtcatacggaggagtcggccacaactcacgatattgagaAGAATATTAACATTTCTGACAATATTCACAATATTTCTGATGATACAGTCAATCGTATGGAGTGTActatttctgatgaaatatatgattcgtctgagccagtgcaccacgtggaggagaagcaggagcaggaggtttgggaggatccggacttaa ACATGTTTACTGAAGACATTCTTAGTACTGAAAGTGGAAAGGACAATTTGAAAACACGGATTTCCCCTAAGGCTTCGCCCCCCGTGCATGGCTGCAAGTGCAAACTATGCGGCaaaatgattggaaggttGAGCACCTTGGGAAGCCACGTAAGGAACCAACATTACACAGCAATAAGAGGTATGGTTTCAAGGaattcgaagacaatgcaaaaaattgctgccgtttttaaggaaaaaaaaaagtgttcgtgttaa